The Candidatus Sericytochromatia bacterium nucleotide sequence AGGGCCAGGGCGCGGTGTGATAAACTGGAATCCACTGCTTCCATGGCGCCTGTTCACCTCCTCGACTTCTCCTCCACCATACCCGAAGCCAGGGCCTTCGATGAGGCGGTGGCACACCTTCGTGCGGGCGGTTTGCTGGCCTTCCCGACCGAGACGGTCTACGGGCTGGGCGCCCACGCCCTCGACGAGGCCGCAGTGGCCGGCATCTTCAGGGCCAAGGGCCGTCCGGCCAGCAATCCCCTGATCGTTCACGTGGCCAGCGTCGAGGCCGCGCAAGCGCTCGTGACCACCTGGCCCGCTGCCGCTCAGCGACTGGCAGACGCCTTCTGGCCCGGGCCATTGACGCTCGTACTGCCCAAGGCGTCACACGTTCCCGACCTGGTGACGGCAGGACTGCCGGCCGTTGGAATTCGCGTGCCGGGACATCCTTTGGCGCTGGCCTTGTTGCGGCAGGCCGGCGTGCCCGTGGCGGCCCCCAGTGCCAACCGTTACATGGATGTGTCGCCGACGGAGGCAAGTCACGTTCAGCGCGCCCTGGCGACATCTCCTGAGTCCATTCTGCTGCTGGATGGGGGAGCCTGTGAGGTGGGCCTGGAGTCGACCGTGATCGACCTGACCGGTGAGCTTCCGCGCGTCTTGCGCCCAGGTGGCATTGGCATCGTGCGTCTGCGTGATTGCCTCGGCGAAGTGGCCGAGTTGGATGCGCAGGCCAGCCCAGGCCCCTTGCCGAGCCCCGGTCTGGCTCGCCGGCATTATGCGCCGCGCGCGGCGCTGCGTCTGCTGGCGCAGCCTGAGGAGTTGGTGCGCGTGGGCGCGGCCTGCGAAGCCCAGGGGGAAGTGGTTGCCTCGATCCGTTGCGGCTCAGGCGACTCCCGGCCCCCGCTGCATCACGTGTTGCCGGGGGAGCCCGAGGGCTATGCGCGCTTGCTGTACGCCACCTTGCACGCGCTCAATCAGACCGATGCCACCATCATCCTGGTCCAGGCGCCTCCGCAGACAGCGGCCTGGTCGGCCGTGCAAGATCGCTTGCGGCGGGCGGCAACCACTCTTTAGAGGCGCTGCCCACGGGGCTCACGCGCCCCCTGGAGGCGCTCCATCTTGCCGTGCCCGAGATCCTGTAGGCCAGCGCCAGCGGGCGCCTTTGTGCATTGATCACAGACGCCACGATTCAATACTGGCCGGTGTTTCGGGGTTTTTGCTTCGCGCTTTTTTGACGTCTCGTCGCACCTGTGGTAACCTGACAGACCCCGCATCAGCGGTTGCCTTTTTCTGAAGGAGGGCTCCTCTTTGCTGGAACGCCTGTTCAAATGCTCCGCGGTTTGCCTGCTCGCCACGCTCTGGCCTTGCGGCACGGCTCAGGCGCTGGACATTTATGAGCCGGACTCCGCCTACGCGACGGCCCCCAACAGTCCCGAGATGGGCGACATCAACGCACCAGAGGTGCAGGCCAAGGTGATGAACG carries:
- a CDS encoding L-threonylcarbamoyladenylate synthase — translated: MAPVHLLDFSSTIPEARAFDEAVAHLRAGGLLAFPTETVYGLGAHALDEAAVAGIFRAKGRPASNPLIVHVASVEAAQALVTTWPAAAQRLADAFWPGPLTLVLPKASHVPDLVTAGLPAVGIRVPGHPLALALLRQAGVPVAAPSANRYMDVSPTEASHVQRALATSPESILLLDGGACEVGLESTVIDLTGELPRVLRPGGIGIVRLRDCLGEVAELDAQASPGPLPSPGLARRHYAPRAALRLLAQPEELVRVGAACEAQGEVVASIRCGSGDSRPPLHHVLPGEPEGYARLLYATLHALNQTDATIILVQAPPQTAAWSAVQDRLRRAATTL